Proteins from one Cryptomeria japonica chromosome 4, Sugi_1.0, whole genome shotgun sequence genomic window:
- the LOC131032096 gene encoding xyloglucan endotransglucosylase protein 1 has translation MAHIICFLLLSLALSASHFVSANFNNDFDITWGNDRAKILDNGQRLQLTLDQSSGSGFQSKNEYLFSKIDMQIKLVPGNSAGTVTAYYLSSQGDKHDEIDFEFLGNLSGDPYIMHTNVFSQGKGGREQQFYLWFDPTADFHTYSLLWNPQQIIFSVDGTPVRVFKNSEDLGVAYPKNQAMRIYSSLWNADNWATRGGAVKIDWSKSPFVASYGNFKAETCSASSDCSVNSWYDAEALESSEQQKLEWVRKNYMIYDYCSDSKRFPQGFPVECTRQASN, from the exons ATGGCACACATTATATGTTTCCTCCTCTTAAGCCTTGCACTCTCCGCCTCTCACTTTGTTTCTGCAAATTTTAACAATGACTTTGACATCACTTGGGGAAATGATCGTGCTAAGATACTCGACAATGGCCAACGCTTGCAGCTCACTCTCGATCAGTCATCAG GTTCTGGCTTCCAATCCAAGAATGAATATCTCTTTAGCAAGATTGATATGCAAATCAAGCTAGTGCCTGGTAACTCGGCCGGTACTGTTACTGCATACTAT CTCTCGTCACAAGGGGATAAACACGATGAAATAGACTTCGAGTTCCTGGGAAATCTGTCTGGAGACCCCTATATTATGCACACTAATGTTTTCTCACAAGGAAAAGGCGGTCGGGAGCAGCAATTCTACCTTTGGTTCGACCCAACAGCAGATTTCCACACTTACTCCCTGCTCTGGAATCCCCAACAAATTAT ATTTTCTGTTGATGGAACTCCGGTGAGAGTATTCAAGAACAGTGAGGATCTGGGCGTTGCATATCCGAAGAATCAAGCGATGAGAATATATTCGAGCCTGTGGAACGCAGACAATTGGGCAACCAGAGGCGGTGCAGTGAAGATCGATTGGAGCAAATCCCCATTTGTGGCGTCTTATGGAAATTTCAAAGCAGAGACATGCTCTGCCTCCTCTGATTGCTCTGTGAATTCATGGTATGATGCAGAGGCGTTGGAGTCGAGTGAGCAGCAGAAACTTGAATGGGTGCGCAAGAACTACATGATTTATGATTATTGTTCGGACAGTAAAAGGTTTCCACAGGGCTTCCCTGTTGAATGCACTCGCCAGGCTTCCAACTGA
- the LOC131032095 gene encoding xyloglucan endotransglucosylase protein 1: MAPILCFLLLSLALSSSHLVSANFYNDFDITWGNDRAKILDNGQRLQLTLDQSSGSGFQSKNEYLFGKIDMQIKLVPGNSAGTVTAYYLSSQGDKHDEIDFEFLGNLSGDPYIMHTNVFSQGKGGREQQFYLWFDPTADFHTYSLLWNPQQIIFSVDGTPVRVFKNSEDLGVAYPKNQAMRIYSSLWNADDWATRGGAVKIDWSKSPFVASYGNFKAETCSASSDCSVNSWYGAEALESSKQQKLEWVRKNYMIYDYCSDSKRFPQGFPAECTRQASN, encoded by the exons ATGGCACCCATTTTATGTTTCCTCCTCTTAAGCCTTGCACTCTCCTCCTCCCACCTTGTTTCTGCAAATTTTTATAATGACTTTGACATCACATGGGGAAATGATCGTGCTAAGATACTCGACAATGGCCAACGCTTGCAGCTCACTCTCGATCAATCCTCAG GCTCAGGTTTCCAATCCAAGAATGAATATCTCTTTGGCAAGATTGATATGCAAATCAAGCTGGTGCCTGGTAATTCCGCCGGTACTGTTACTGCATACTAT CTCTCGTCACAAGGGGATAAACACGATGAAATAGACTTTGAGTTTCTGGGAAATCTGTCTGGAGATCCCTACATTATGCACACCAATGTTTTCTCACAAGGAAAAGGCGGTCGCGAGCAGCAATTCTACCTTTGGTTTGACCCTACAGCAGATTTCCACACTTACTCCCTGCTCTGGAATCCCCAACAAATTAT ATTTTCTGTGGATGGAACTCCGGTGAGAGTGTTCAAGAACAGCGAGGATTTGGGAGTGGCGTATCCCAAGAATCAGGCGATGAGAATATACTCGAGCCTGTGGAACGCAGACGATTGGGCAACCAGAGGCGGTGCAGTGAAGATCGATTGGAGCAAATCCCCATTTGTGGCGTCTTATGGAAATTTCAAAGCAGAAACATGCTCTGCCTCCTCTGATTGCTCTGTGAATTCATGGTATGGTGCGGAGGCATTGGAGTCGAGTAAACAGCAGAAACTTGAATGGGTGCGCAAAAACTACATGATTTATGATTACTGTTCGGACAGTAAAAGATTTCCACAGGGCTTTCCTGCTGAATGTACTCGCCAGGCATCCAACTGA
- the LOC131032083 gene encoding xyloglucan endotransglucosylase protein 1 produces the protein MDLLQCFLLLTLAISFSHLVSANFYNDFDISWGNDRAKILDNGQQLQLNLDQSSGSGFQSKNEYLFGKIDMQIKLVPGNSAGTVTAYYLSSQGDKHDEIDFEFLGNLSGDPYIMHTNVFSQGKGNREQQFYLWFDPTADFHTYSLLWNPQQIMFSVDGTPVRVFKNSEDLGVAYPKNQAMRIYSSLWNADNWATRGGAVKIDWSKSPFVASYGNFKAETCSASSDCSVNSWYGAEALESSEQQKLEWVRKNYMIYDYCSDSKRFPQGFPAECTR, from the exons ATGGACCTGCTTCAATGTTTTCTCCTCTTAACCCTTGCAATCTCATTTTCCCACCTTGTTTCTGCAAATTTTTACAATGACTTTGATATCTCATGGGGAAATGATCGTGCTAAGATACTCGACAATGGCCAACAGTTGCAGCTTAATCTCGATCAGTCCTCAG GTTCAGGATTCCAATCTAAGAATGAATATCTCTTTGGCAAAATTGATATGCAAATCAAGCTGGTGCCCGGTAACTCCGCCGGTACTGTTACTGCATACTAT CTCTCGTCACAAGGGGATAAACACGACGAAATAGACTTCGAATTCCTGGGAAATCTGTCTGGAGATCCCTACATTATGCACACTAATGTTTTCTCTCAAGGCAAGGGCAATCGTGAGCAGCAATTCTACCTCTGGTTCGACCCCACAGCAGACTTCCACACTTACTCCCTGCTCTGGAATCCCCAACAAATTAT GTTTTCTGTGGATGGAACTCCAGTGAGAGTGTTCAAGAACAGCGAGGATTTGGGCGTTGCATATCCGAAAAATCAAGCGATGAGAATATATTCGAGCCTGTGGAACGCAGACAATTGGGCAACCAGAGGAGGTGCAGTGAAGATCGATTGGAGCAAATCTCCATTTGTGGCGTCTTATGGAAATTTCAAAGCAGAGACATGCTCTGCCTCCTCTGATTGCTCTGTGAATTCATGGTATGGTGCAGAGGCATTGGAGTCGAGCGAGCAGCAGAAACTTGAATGGGTGCGCAAAAACTACATGATTTATGATTACTGCTCGGACAGTAAAAGGTTTCCACAGGGCTTCCCTGCTGAATGTACTCGCTAG
- the LOC131032082 gene encoding xyloglucan endotransglucosylase protein 1 → MELVLCFLLLSLALSFSHLVSANFYNDFDIAWGNDRAKILDNGQRLQLTLDQSSGSGFQSKNEYLFGKIDMQIKLVPGNSAGTVTAYYLSSQGDKHDEIDFEFLGNLSGDPYIMHTNVFSQGKGGREQQFYLWFDPTADFHTYSLLWNPQQIMFSVDGTPMRVFKNSEDLGVAYPKNQAMRIYSSLWNADDWATRGGAVKIDWSKSPFVASYGNFKAETCSASSDCSVNSWYAAEALESSEQQKLEWVRKNYMIYDYCLDSKRFPQGFPAECTR, encoded by the exons ATGGAACTCGTTTTATGTTTCCTCCTCTTAAGCCTTGCACTCTCATTCTCCCACCTTGTTTCTGCTAATTTTTACAATGACTTTGACATCGCATGGGGAAATGATCGTGCTAAGATACTTGACAATGGCCAACGCTTGCAGCTCACTCTCGATCAGTCCTCAG GTTCAGGGTTCCAATCCAAGAATGAATATCTCTTTGGCAAAATTGATATGCAAATCAAATTGGTGCCCGGTAATTCGGCTGGTACTGTTACTGCATACTAT CTCTCGTCACAAGGAGATAAACACGATGAAATAGACTTCGAGTTTCTGGGAAATCTGTCTGGAGATCCCTATATTATGCACACCAATGTTTTCTCACAAGGCAAAGGCGGTCGGGAGCAGCAATTCTACCTTTGGTTCGACCCCACAGCAGACTTCCACACTTACTCCCTGCTCTGGAATCCCCAACAAATTAT GTTTTCTGTGGATGGAACTCCGATGAGAGTGTTCAAGAACAGCGAGGATTTGGGAGTTGCATACCCGAAGAATCAAGCGATGAGAATATACTCAAGCCTGTGGAACGCAGACGATTGGGCCACGAGAGGCGGTGCAGTGAAGATCGACTGGAGCAAATCTCCATTTGTGGCGTCTTATGGAAATTTCAAAGCAGAGACATGCTCTGCCTCCTCTGATTGCTCTGTGAATTCATGGTACGCTGCAGAGGCATTGGAGTCAAGTGAGCAGCAGAAACTTGAATGGGTGCGCAAAAACTACATGATTTACGATTACTGTTTGGACAGTAAAAGGTTTCCACAGGGTTTCCCTGCTGAATGCACTCGCTAG